One Clupea harengus chromosome 12, Ch_v2.0.2, whole genome shotgun sequence DNA segment encodes these proteins:
- the prag1 gene encoding inactive tyrosine-protein kinase PRAG1 yields the protein MSTCSEFAEHVWKPGSCKNCFHPRSAHGASTVPISFWTSVGGGEEDDGGVTLPSPYSKPTIAVRPTMMSSESSETQASERMNTEQANEKSVTKRLELKKVLDLGPLYIDNNTYSSVGKETVFQNVIPGKTDYSSSFSPGVLIPKDSRIIRSIFGTQDDGTGPQTLMENGSSTSYRPQIDRLNHTSTSKSQQQQQQQQQQQQQQQQQQQQQQQQQELSSPLGIGINVITAFSSDTTSCPIYELCTTRPSPALSPDSRPASLSDSCSFYSSTDSVTGRLADFFPIGPESSPSGPIEQNGPISGEPIYAESSKRKRRPQWEKKELQQEQPEQEVKAGESQRTTITVMAAHTEKNNRTFYLSSPDSAVSTQWPHFSPTALEDPRSPTFKWPTPTFPMETPSSSSGLPQPKPQCSPPLPPKRNSRSPKLGASSLSPVPLLDLSFISVSTVGKSHHPNSLSPGLLAGNGMERRHSGMERSMERRHKLSSSTWTQEVRIEEEEEEKEAEEGVAEKVGLSEHPANGTAVWKENKDCNSSMQSEGTADNGASQEQAVVRVVQGTWGGSMLATGSTAASLIHGHGHPRSRSEGKVGNREATPPPPPPKKQHRPCPKMSRSSVELDGVSQQGAVDSLTQSLRGLANSLTTASTDSLTPDARGPDGTAQLCPSPFPSSPLVSSPSSPRFDPFPSSPRSDAFPSSPRSDAFPSSPRSDAFPSSPRSDAFPSSPRSDAFPSSPRPDAFPSHSLDRPLQPPPLPEKKLVNRTVSAPGETRARVTMRGTPRLPFYGSEGNVCGPEGAPTSPEAARPFHSSSDCLENPPLSLTRPLRSCIVEEARLGVVGRLGTHGRGSVTTASSPQLSSPASSGSTMQLQTLLSNMDSREGIYSKLGGLYAESLRRLAIKCEDHFTRSQRSTLRFDESNWSLFKLTCNTPSCQAGDAIYYSASCASDASSPYAVKICKITSADSKQGHLYGLSIQQSLPPHFNLQQDCGHFLACVPQSMLPSEELPGAPGPSPMVPSLAQSEQEHVVVITSEVPFQSASDFVQGWISFHKAQPEVYERRICFLLLQLCNGLEHLKAHGVTHRDLCLENLLLVPHGRAVCALDPQQQQLPRLLISNFTKAKQPSAEGPARTDPRLKRDHARLAPEIVSAAQYRKFDEFQVGILIYELLHQPNPFEVSPALKEQEYRCEDLPPIPGVSLYSSGLQRLACLLLQSDPIKRIHIQDAKRVLQSLLWGPRRDLMEQHCSSRSSSSSRSTGADAQEGLLNWLDVKRALLMMKFAERSLEPERNAELEDWLCCQYFSSAHPLSLCHTAQLLYSFKVTH from the exons ATGTCGACGTGTAGTGAGTTTGCAGAACACGTGTGGAAACCTGGCTCATGTAAGAACTGCTTCCACCCACGTAGTGCCCACGGCGCCAGCACCGTTCCCATCAGCTTTTGGACAAGCGTGGGGGGTGGTGAGGAGGACGATGGCGGCGTGACCCTTCCCTCACCCTACTCCAAGCCCACCATTGCTGTCCGGCCCACCATGATGAGCTCGGAGTCTTCTGAGACGCAGGCTAGTGAGCGCATGAACACAGAGCAG GCAAATGAGAAGAGTGTTACGAAAAGATTGGAGCTGAAGAAAGTTCTGGATTTGGGCCCACTCTACATCGACAATAACACCTACAGCAGTGTGGGGAAGGAGACAGTATTCCAGAATGTTATTCCTGGGAAGACAGATTATTCCAGCAGCTTTTCTCCTGGTGTCTTGATCCCGAAAGACTCTAGAATCATCAGGAGCATTTTTGGAACTCAGGATGACGGCACTGGCCCTCAAACTTTGATGGAGAATGGAAGCAGCACATCCTACAGGCCACAGATTGACAGGCTAAATCACACGTCGACATCAAaaagccagcagcagcagcagcagcagcagcagcagcagcagcagcagcagcagcagcagcagcagcagcagcagcagcaggaactCTCATCACCTCTGGGTATCGGGATCAATGTAATCACTGCCTTCTCCAGTGACACCACCAGCTGTCCAATCTATGAGCTGTGCACCACTCGTCCTTCCCCCGCACTCAGCCCAGACTCAAGGCCTGCCAGCCTGTCTGACTCCTGCTCTTTctacagcagcactgactcagTCACGGGACGACTTGCAGATTTTTTTCCGATTGGCCCAGAGAGCAGTCCGAGTGGCCCTATTGAACAGAATGGGCCAATCAGTGGTGAGCCCATTTATGCAGAGAGCAGTAAGCGAAAGAGGAGGCCACAATGGGAGAAGAAGGAACTGCAACAGGAGCAGCCGGAGCAGGAGGTCAAGGCTGGCGAGAGTCAAAGGACCACCATCACCGTTATGGCTGCCCACACAGAGAAGAATAATCGTACTTTCTACCTGAGCAGCCCGGACTCAGCTGTTAGCACACAGTGGCCACACTTCAGCCCCACTGCACTTGAAGACCCCCGCAGTCCTACCTTCAAGTGGCCCACGCCCACCTTCCCTATGGAGACCCCCTCATCCTCATCAGGCCTTCCTCAGCCCAAGCCCCAGTGTAGCCCGCCCCTTCCACCTAAGAGGAACTCCCGTTCCCCAAAGCTGGGAGCCTCTAGTCTTTCCCCTGTCCCTCTTCTTGATTTAAgcttcatctctgtctccacCGTGGGCAAATCCCACCATCCCAACAGCCTGTCTCCAGGCCTTCTGGCCGGCAACGGCATGGAGCGGAGGCACAGCGGCATGGAGAGGAGCATGGAGAGGAGGCACAAACTGTCCAGTAGCACCTGGACCCAAGAGGTCCgcatagaggaggaggaggaggagaaggaggcagaggagggtgtGGCTGAAAAGGTTGGGCTCAGTGAGCATCCTGCCAATGGGACTGCTGTCTGGAAAGAGAACAAGGACTGTAACTCCAGTATGCAGAGTGAGGGCACCGCAGACAATGGTGCCAGTCAGGAGCAGGCAGTCGTCCGAGTCGTGCAGGGCACTTGGGGTGGCAGCATGTTGGCAACAGGGTCGACAGCAGCATCTCTCATCCACGGTCATGGCCACCCACGTTCACGTTCGGAAGGAAAGGTTGGTAACCGGGAGGCCacgccacctccacctcctccaaaGAAGCAGCACAG GCCATGCCCTAAGATGAGCCGGAGCAGTGTGGAGCTGGATGGGGTGAGCCAACAGGGAGCAGTGGACAGTCTGACACAGTCTCTGCGAGGGCTGGCCAACAGCCTGACCACTGCCTCCACTGACAGCCTGACGCCTGACGCAC gTGGGCCGGATGGCACAGCACAGTTGTGCCCCTCCCCATTTCCCAGCAGCCCTCTTGTCTCCAGTCCAAGTTCCCCCCGCTTCGACCCTTTCCCAAGTTCCCCCCGCTCCGACGCTTTCCCAAGTTCCCCCCGCTCCGACGCTTTCCCAAGTTCCCCCCGCTCCGACGCTTTCCCAAGTTCCCCCCGCTCCGACGCTTTCCCAAGTTCCCCCCGCTCCGACGCTTTCCCAAGTTCCCCCCGCCCAGACGCTTTCCCAAGCCACAGCCTGGACCGGCCACTGCAGCCCCCTCCACTCCCAGAGAAGAAACTAGTGAACCGCACAGTGTCCGCACCTGGCGAGACCAGGGCTAGGGTGACGATGCGAGGCACACCACGCTTGCCATTTTATGGGTCAGAGGGGAATGTTTGTGGGCCTGAAGGTGCCCCCACCAGCCCTGAGGCGGCACGGCCCTTCCACTCATCCTCTGACTGCCTGGAGAACCCTCCCCTGTCCTTGACCCGGCCCCTGCGCTCCTGCATAGTGGAGGAGGCCAGGTTGGGTGTGGTGGGCCGGCTGGGTACTCACGGCCGTGGAAGTGTGACGACCGCCTCCTCCCCTCAGCTGAgctctcctgcctcctctggCTCCACCATGCAACTTCAGACCCTGCTGAGCAACATGGACAGTCGAGAGGGTATCTACTCCAAGCTGGGTGGGCTCTACGCAGAGTCTCTCCGCAGGCTGGCCATCAAGTGTGAAGATCACTTCACCCGGAGCCAGAGAAGTACCCTGCGCTTTGACGAGAGCAACTGGTCCCTCTTCAAATTAACCTGCAACACGCCCAGCTGCCAGGCAGGGGATGCCATCTACTACTCCGCCTCCTGTGCTTCAGACGCAAGCAGCCCCTATGCTGTCAAG ATTTGTAAGATCACTTCTGCTGACTCCAAGCAGGGCCACTTATACGGCCTCTCTATCCAGCAGAGTCTGCCTCCCCACTTCAACCTGCAGCAAGACTGTGGCCACTTCCTCGCCTGTGTGCCCCAGAGCATGCTGCCCTCCGAGGAGCTGCCCGGGGCACCAGGCCCTTCACCCATGGTACCCTCTCTTGCCCAGAGTGAGCAGGAACATGTAGTAGTGATCACCAGTGAGGTTCCCTTCCAGAGTGCATCAGACTTTGTGCAGGGGTGGATATCGTTCCATAAAGCTCAGCCAGAAGTCTATGAGCGGCGCATATGCTTTCTGCTACTGCAACTCTGCAACGGTCTAGAGCATCTGAAGGCACATGGGGTCACACACCGCGACCTTTGCCTGGAGAACCTGCTGCTGGTGCCCCACGGACGGGCTGTCTGCGCTCTGgacccccagcagcagcagctccctcGTCTGCTCATCAGCAACTTCACCAAGGCCAAGCAGCCGAGCGCCGAGGGCCCCGCCAGGACCGACCCCCGCCTCAAACGGGACCACGCCCGACTGGCCCCAGAGATCGTGTCGGCCGCCCAGTACCGCAAGTTTGACGAGTTCCAGGTTGGCATCCTGATCTATGAGCTACTGCACCAGCCCAACCCGTTTGAGGTGAGTCCAGCTCTGAAGGAGCAGGAGTACCGCTGTGAGGATTTGCCCCCCATCCCAGGGGTATCTCTGTACTCCAGTGGCCTCCAGAGGCTGGCCTGCCTGCTGCTCCAGTCCGACCCCATCAAGCGTATCCACATCCAGGACGCTAAGCGGGTGCTGCAGAGCCTGTTGTGGGGCCCGCGGCGGGACCTGATGGAGCAGcactgcagcagcaggagcagcagcagcagcaggagcacagGGGCGGATGCGCAGGAGGGGCTGCTGAACTGGCTGGATGTGAAGCGTGCGCTGCTGATGATGAAGTTCGCTGAGCGCTCTCTAGAACCTGAGAGGAACGCTGAGCTGGAGGACTGGCTTTGCTGTCAGTACTTCTCCTCTGCACACCCATTGTCACTGTGTCACACAGCCCAATTGCTATACTCGTTTAAAGTCACACACTGA